DNA sequence from the Sardina pilchardus chromosome 23, fSarPil1.1, whole genome shotgun sequence genome:
TGTAACGGCCTAGCTAGCCAATAGAATGTtacattgtagcctacattgtgtATTCTGTTAGTTGGGTCGACATACTGGGGGGGAGACTGCCATAGGAAACTGCTGAGCTAAAATACCGGTATAATAATTTACTTCACTTTTGCTCAATAATAAGGCTATCTTatgcacacagaaaaaaaaggttaaACTGCCCATTCATCAGTTGCTCCTCCGCGGGAAAATTGATGAGAGACCGCGACACATGCGGCCCGCGAACGTCTCCATAGTTACTTCAGCGTCCTCAGAATTCCTCTTTAATGAGCCACCGCCCAATCCACACTATTGGCTAGAAAACGCTATGTGAGTTTGATTGGCGTTTCCATTGAACAAATAGAAGTGTATACTAATCTAGGATTAGCCAATGACATTCTTTCAAATCTAATAGCAGCGCTGTTATTGGTCAACTCACCATGCCTTCCGTTTCAAACAACAAAGCTGACATTTCAACAATCAACAAGTCTTCAGCGTTTCTGTGCTTACTTTTAAATGGGTCTGTGAACGGTCTGGCTATACAATAAAGCACAATTAATTGAAAATTTGACGGCAGAGTTCTGTCAATTTTAGCCTTCTGAAGGATTCAACGAATGTGTGAGCCATTCATTGTTTGGCTGAACCCTTTGCAGACTGGTTTGCTAACTAGATAGCGATAGCTTGTTAGCTACTCAAGCCAAACATATTGCTAAGTTTTTGGTGGTGAAAAACGTGTCCACGGGCTTTAAACGCTGATATTTTTTAAAGTCAATGCATTTCGGAGCTTAAGTTTCGTGGGATGACGACAAGACAAGGACTGTCAAAACACAAGGTAAGAGACGGATCCATGAAGGTAGCTTAACGTGTGTTGCAGACTCAACACAACTCTTCAGAGAATAATGAAGTGCATGGTAACGTTAACATTAAGCTGTGACCTTGTATCGATTGTTCCATGTAACGTAGTTATCTAAGTACTTTGGCTCAGTTCAAACTAACAACTACATGCCATTTAGTGCTAATAGATTGTGATGGCTAATATTACACGCCACGTCTCTGACCTTTAGCTGTCATTCGCAGGTGATCTCCTCGGGGAGACTGACGAGCACCGGGCGAGGACAACCTATCAAGAAAAAGTGAGTGCAGTGCTATTGTGCCAATGGTTGTGATGGACCAATGTCACTACTATATAAGAGCAAAGGATTTTTTAAAatctatttttgttttctttcaggCTACCCAGTAAACCAAAACCAACACCCGCCACTGGACCACATTACTCTCTTTACTCAACTGACTCCGAGGATCAAGTAAATGACTCTTACACAACGATTATTTAAAGCGATGTTGATAGTTAGTGGTCAGCTGATGAACATTCATGACTAAGTAATGTGGTATGCCTCATTTGATTAGGTCACAACCATACACAGAGGGTTAGATCGCTGTGCAGCCTTGCTCCATGGCATTCTTCAAGCTGAACAAGAGGGTATAGTGTTAACTAACTTTCCATTTGATTGGTTTGCCATACTACCCCATGTATAGTCACGCTGTAGGCTGAATCCTATTTTACGTCACAGAACCCAAACCACCCACTGCCAAGGGTGCCAAGAGTGATCCCTCCAAACCCAAGCTGAAGCAATGTCCAGGGAGACGGGAGGCAGACAAAAAGAAGCCTGTGAGGAAAATGACCTCTGCTTTGGCTTCAGGTGAAAGACACGGTAACTGGCACATTAATATTGTGCATCCACTTTGCTTATAGGATTTAAATTCATGTTACGTATTGTTGTCATTCATTTCACCCGATGCCATGAACCAAAACCGAAGCCTTGTGGCAATCACATCTTGATTTTACAAGGTTTggttttaataggcctacaggtgaAATAAACGACCGCATTGAATTGAACATTGAATCGAGTGATTTCATCTAGTGTGATGTATTCTGTATCCATAGCTCTAGAGCAGAAGGCCATCTCGACCTCCCGGTCTCAGCCCGCACTGAGAGCACAGCCCGGCTACTCTGAAGAGCCCAGACCCACGGGAGATCCAGGAGGCCCTCAGATGGCACCACCTGTGGCCACAGCAGCCCAGTGGGAGCTCATGCAGCCACAGGTTAGACCCCTGGCCTACCCACAACAGCAGGCTAGCAGCGTCAGCCAACATTCATCAGGTGAGAACTGGTTTCGTTtaccatacagtacagtgcgtTCATGTGTGCCAAGGCATGTAGCGGCAGATGCTTCTACAATGAACCAGTCAGTTTTCTATACATGGACATTGGATCCATATCATTAGTTTATGACCGCCCAGTGTATCAAACCCATGCGCTTGGTATTGTTAACACTTTGctccatctacagtatgagCTACACTGcctgtcttctcttctttaAACTGTGACAGAGTTGTCTCATCCTGTGCTTTAAGCCCCAATTCACTTCATGTTTCAAAGGTCATCAGGGTACCACCATGTTTAACTGCCGTTTGGCCACCTCCACTCCGATTCTTGGTCCTCAGGATGCAACTAACTCCCAGTCTGTAAGTTCCTAAACATCTTTGGGGGTTCTTCTTTAGCATCCAAGTGCTGCAGTTTTCTGAGCTGGAAATGGCTATTCATGAGATCTGAATCAGAAGATGCCAGCTGTAGAGAAATCAGAATGTGTACGGTGCACAAAATAATTTGTAGGAATTAAGAACAATTAGCacattttaaagtatattttttataGTCAACTATTTTTGTTGTTATCTTCAAATTAATTTATGGATTGTGGTAAGGTCATTCCAAAACACTATTTATTTCCATCAGCCATCCGGGTGATGCACTATGCAGTTCTGTGGTCTGGGACCAAATGTCTTAATTGCAGCTACACATGTTGAAGTGTGTTGTaatgttttctgttttgttttgtttttgaatcTGCAGTATGCCTCAAACCCTATGCAAGTCCATTCCACACCAGACGCACAGTTGCAGCAGTTCGCTCAGCACTGGGTCATGACCACCACAGCTCCGTCTGTACCACATGGGGTCATGTCCACTACCGCCACACCGCAGATGACCATAGCACAGCATCCAACCTTCAGCAGCGTGCTAACTCCCTTACATCATCCCACCCCAGCAGCCATCACAAGCATGCCTGCCCCTTTATATAATCACGCCAATCTCATAACTGCCCCACCTCCGCAGCCTCTGCTGGCCCAGCATGGGGCTTTTCCCTCTGGACAGGGTGTTCCTGTTCACTCCAGCCCCATCGTTAGTCCTTTCCCTGCTGCAATGCCAAATCAAGATGTTCCCCAGGTGTTACACAACGTCAACCCCGTTGCCACAGGGACTCTCAGCACGGCACAGATGCCCCAGCCACCTGCCCAGGTCGTGGGGCATCGGGGTCCGCCTCAGGGGTGCCCGTCTGGGGAGAGCTCGGAGTACAGCCCCACGAGCGACGAGGACGAGGCGGACGGGGTGGACACCACACCTGTGAGAGACAGCGACTCCCAGACTGGAGCAGGCACCGGTACGGGAACGCCAGCCATCCTGAAAGTGAAGCCCCTCAGCCCAGAGAAGACAGCCAAGAAGGTCATGACTGTCAAATACCTCCTGGGGGAGCTGAAAGCAATGGTCGTCAACCAGGGTAAGAAAAGGATCATTTGACATTCATCATTTGAGGTGAAATTGATTGATGGCTCGATTTTATTTAGCTGCTTTCTTTCTCActaactctgtctctctctctctctctctctctctcacacacacacacacacacacacacacacacacacacacacacacacacacacacacagtttgtctATTTACACTAGCAACTAGTCAATTTAAATGACTCTTACAGTACTCTTGATTGCATATTGTAGTGATCATTCACTGGAACCTCATGACTGTAATTGTTCTATTCTCTACCAGCAATCTGCTAACATATTAGatcataacatataacatattatTAGATCAATAATCTTACAAATTAAGCACATGGTGTAAAAATGTTCCAGTATCATATATTCTGTTATTGCTATAGCGAGTGGGAGTGAGAAAACACATTCCTATTCATAGTAACATGTTCCATGTCAAACCTGTAAGGGAATTAGAAGATGGATATGGCAGTTGTTCATATTGATCATTCCATAACTGTTCAATTAAGATGGCCGCCGCACACTTGTTCATATCCATAGTACTGTCTCCCCAGGTCACCTATAAGGCATGACGTCCTGTGCACAGCAAAATATTTAAGCGAATCTACTTCTTCCAATTAATTGTACCAGACATTGATTTTTTGCTGTTTCAGCTAATCAATAGTTTTAATGATGAATCAAAGTAGTCAGGATGGTAAAATgaaatattgattgtttgtttgatgCTGTTGGATGATAAAATATCACATTCTTAGTTAATAAGACTCTTTGTCTTGGAGACTGTTGGCAGGTGTTTTAAAACACAGGAAATATTTAGAAGACAATGtcatagtaggctacataaagGGCACAACTTATgatggtgtttttgtttttattacacAGTGTCCGTCTCTcagaaatgtttttaaaatctAAGGTGGCAAGCCAAGCACACTACAAAAGATTCTCTGGTGCAAAAAAACCtaatttctgtctgtttgtctgtttgtctgtttgtttgttcgtttgtttgtcTCCACCCTTGCCCTCTGTGGTGGTGTACCGTACGGTCTCAGACAGCGCAGCTGTGCAGCTCATCAATGAGGTGGAGAACAGcatctctctcctgcctgccATGGTGGGCTCCACCAACGTCCAGGCTGAGCTCGCTCTAGCCCTGCAGCCACTCCGCAGCGAGAATGTGCAGCTCcgcaggtcacacacacgcacacacacacacacacacacacacacacacacactgggctccaTCAACAGGGTAAcattccacccacacacagagagatggagactcacacacacacacagacatgcacacaaacatgccctcCTACTACACCCTCTACACTCCTCACTAATTACAGTAGGTACTTACTGGCACTGtattaatgtacagtacatctctgcATATTGGATACAcacatgcgctctctctctctctcacacacacacacacacacacacacacacacctgtagacaaacatgcacacccTCCTACTCACAGGTGGCTTAAATATTCTCTGCTGCACTCATATAGAAGTGGATACTGATGCAATGTCTCGATATCTACTCTATCATAGATATGGTTTGAAACCAAAACTGCATTTTTTAATTGGAAATTGTGAATGAATTACCGTTCAAAACGTACACATTTAGATTGTGTAATATCATTGCTGGGAtcaatatgataataataaccatTATTATCATAAATCTGaatttttgacacacacacacacacacacacacacacacacacacacacacacacacacacacacacacacacattctctaacGTAGGGGTGCTGTGCAGAGTAGAGTCAGTTAAAGGACAGTGCTCCCCCAAAGGctacaaaatgcattttgtgcGCTGAACGAGGAAAAACCTCATGTAGATTCCAAATGGATTTAGTGAGATTTGATG
Encoded proteins:
- the ccdc14 gene encoding coiled-coil domain-containing protein 14 isoform X2, with translation MTTRQGLSKHKVISSGRLTSTGRGQPIKKKLPSKPKPTPATGPHYSLYSTDSEDQVTTIHRGLDRCAALLHGILQAEQEEPKPPTAKGAKSDPSKPKLKQCPGRREADKKKPVRKMTSALASALEQKAISTSRSQPALRAQPGYSEEPRPTGDPGGPQMAPPVATAAQWELMQPQVRPLAYPQQQASSVSQHSSGHQGTTMFNCRLATSTPILGPQDATNSQSYASNPMQVHSTPDAQLQQFAQHWVMTTTAPSVPHGVMSTTATPQMTIAQHPTFSSVLTPLHHPTPAAITSMPAPLYNHANLITAPPPQPLLAQHGAFPSGQGVPVHSSPIVSPFPAAMPNQDVPQVLHNVNPVATGTLSTAQMPQPPAQVVGHRGPPQGCPSGESSEYSPTSDEDEADGVDTTPVRDSDSQTGAGTGTGTPAILKVKPLSPEKTAKKVMTVKYLLGELKAMVVNQDSAAVQLINEVENSISLLPAMVGSTNVQAELALALQPLRSENVQLRRRLRILNQQLMERERAEREARPVDCDLEMTSLQSLNLTLQLQLREAHNEMEQIQLENKELRQTVEDKENELQLSRQHSEAEASRIMTDVSGALSEMKSYQSKLESSMMENAALSSSLQQREAEIYRLQEAIRNLQGKITGSSIERLEVMDAPKLNPHLRKHVLEMHQQDQKSSCGSDDISDSVKNYLQSMEEKNLTSSPPRSHLSPQRTPSRSSSQWRGAGLGLPQEQLGSPRLHGVGVLGKGSYSVASDGGFGGGIDFAPLKEAGAALAEPPIRMERSLDGSGALKSLSQIMDRMALTAKGLQCEDGNKPSSANATTSHFKVNPGVLPIPPLTSKRHLDLGETPAAYTGRPSEISLSSTSTFCESQATDWSMNSWSTFNTRDEEVFRTGMAALDASIARLQRTLQVDIRR
- the ccdc14 gene encoding coiled-coil domain-containing protein 14 isoform X1 — its product is MTTRQGLSKHKVISSGRLTSTGRGQPIKKKLPSKPKPTPATGPHYSLYSTDSEDQVTTIHRGLDRCAALLHGILQAEQEEPKPPTAKGAKSDPSKPKLKQCPGRREADKKKPVRKMTSALASGERHALEQKAISTSRSQPALRAQPGYSEEPRPTGDPGGPQMAPPVATAAQWELMQPQVRPLAYPQQQASSVSQHSSGHQGTTMFNCRLATSTPILGPQDATNSQSYASNPMQVHSTPDAQLQQFAQHWVMTTTAPSVPHGVMSTTATPQMTIAQHPTFSSVLTPLHHPTPAAITSMPAPLYNHANLITAPPPQPLLAQHGAFPSGQGVPVHSSPIVSPFPAAMPNQDVPQVLHNVNPVATGTLSTAQMPQPPAQVVGHRGPPQGCPSGESSEYSPTSDEDEADGVDTTPVRDSDSQTGAGTGTGTPAILKVKPLSPEKTAKKVMTVKYLLGELKAMVVNQDSAAVQLINEVENSISLLPAMVGSTNVQAELALALQPLRSENVQLRRRLRILNQQLMERERAEREARPVDCDLEMTSLQSLNLTLQLQLREAHNEMEQIQLENKELRQTVEDKENELQLSRQHSEAEASRIMTDVSGALSEMKSYQSKLESSMMENAALSSSLQQREAEIYRLQEAIRNLQGKITGSSIERLEVMDAPKLNPHLRKHVLEMHQQDQKSSCGSDDISDSVKNYLQSMEEKNLTSSPPRSHLSPQRTPSRSSSQWRGAGLGLPQEQLGSPRLHGVGVLGKGSYSVASDGGFGGGIDFAPLKEAGAALAEPPIRMERSLDGSGALKSLSQIMDRMALTAKGLQCEDGNKPSSANATTSHFKVNPGVLPIPPLTSKRHLDLGETPAAYTGRPSEISLSSTSTFCESQATDWSMNSWSTFNTRDEEVFRTGMAALDASIARLQRTLQVDIRR